A section of the Campylobacter lanienae NCTC 13004 genome encodes:
- the ileS gene encoding isoleucine--tRNA ligase, protein MDYKDTLLLPVTDFAMRGNLPQNEPARYAKWDENRVYEKMKKSRQNATTSFNIHDGPPYANGHLHIGHALNKILKDIIVKTHYFFGESVRYTPGWDCHGLPIEQQVEIKLGDKKHNMDKVAIRSECREWAAKFIDIQKAEFKSLGVIGDWQDPYMTMKFKFEANIYRTLCEVAKKGLLIERSKPVFWSWAARSALAEAEVEYADKEDYSLYVAFKLDDDASKAIGIDGARAVIWTTTPWTLVANQAISLNPNEIYCVTSDKFIFAKPLLEVLVALGLTNGEIIKEFNSQILENLNAINPLNGRKSKFILGEHVLMDGGTGLVHTAPGHGEDDYFASLRYGIEVIMPVDEAGLYDTTLKSKGLLPSDIVDEFIGMHIFKANDRIIELLGDAVIKVSKFTHSYPFCWRTHKPVIYRATKQWFIAMDEPKLDGKTLRQTALEALNSVKFYPEAGVKRITSMIENRPDWCISRQRDWGVPIAFFRDKATKEVIFDSEILDHIAKIFDEKGADAWWSMSIEELLPSGSKFKADELEKVMDILDVWFDSGSTWNAVLNSGDYDAGGYQADIYLEGSDQHRGWFQSSLLLSCAINQKAPYKSILTHGFTVDKNGEKMSKSKGNVIAPDAVAKEFGVEILRLWVSLSDYSSDLKIGNDILKQVAEQYRKIRNTIRFLLANVSDLKELNYEFGILDRWILAKASSCFDEVSSCFKNYEYSKGFNILLNFLSGDLSGIYLDICKDRLYCDSIDSTKRASSQTAMVIITKALLPLIAPTLTYTIDEALEYAPKIIKGEANDVFDLVYEKIEFDSQIDDGLLKESKEKFNEIIDNLKKDKLIKSTLELEIQTNSDYILSLNSDEIADWYMVSKIGAFRIGSDILAEFVVGDSRFVISKSDKFKCPRCWKFAAISDDYLCDRCFGVMSAK, encoded by the coding sequence ATGGATTATAAAGATACTCTTTTGTTGCCTGTTACTGACTTTGCTATGCGAGGCAACTTACCGCAAAACGAACCAGCAAGATATGCTAAATGGGATGAAAATAGAGTCTATGAAAAGATGAAAAAATCCAGGCAAAATGCTACTACTAGCTTTAATATCCACGATGGCCCGCCGTATGCTAATGGGCATCTTCATATAGGTCATGCCTTAAATAAAATTTTAAAAGATATAATAGTCAAAACTCACTATTTTTTTGGAGAGAGTGTTAGATATACTCCGGGTTGGGATTGTCATGGATTGCCGATTGAACAGCAAGTAGAGATAAAGCTTGGGGATAAAAAACACAATATGGATAAAGTCGCTATAAGAAGCGAGTGTAGGGAGTGGGCGGCCAAATTTATAGATATCCAAAAGGCTGAATTTAAATCACTTGGGGTTATTGGGGATTGGCAAGATCCATATATGACTATGAAATTTAAATTTGAAGCAAATATATATAGAACTCTATGCGAAGTAGCAAAAAAGGGACTTTTGATAGAGAGAAGCAAGCCGGTATTTTGGAGTTGGGCAGCTAGAAGTGCGCTTGCAGAGGCCGAGGTGGAGTATGCTGATAAAGAAGATTATAGCTTATATGTAGCTTTCAAATTAGACGATGACGCATCTAAAGCGATTGGAATTGATGGGGCTAGGGCGGTTATATGGACGACTACGCCTTGGACTTTGGTGGCTAATCAAGCGATCAGTTTAAATCCAAATGAAATTTATTGCGTTACTAGTGATAAGTTTATTTTTGCTAAGCCTTTACTTGAAGTTTTGGTAGCCCTTGGGCTTACAAATGGGGAGATTATCAAAGAGTTTAATTCTCAAATATTAGAGAATTTAAACGCTATAAATCCACTAAATGGTAGAAAATCCAAATTTATTCTTGGCGAGCATGTTTTGATGGATGGTGGGACTGGGCTAGTTCATACAGCACCAGGGCATGGCGAAGATGACTATTTTGCTAGTCTTAGATATGGTATAGAGGTTATAATGCCTGTTGATGAAGCGGGGCTTTATGATACGACTCTTAAGAGCAAAGGATTGCTACCAAGTGATATTGTAGATGAGTTTATCGGTATGCATATTTTTAAGGCTAATGATAGGATTATCGAGCTTTTGGGTGATGCAGTTATAAAAGTAAGCAAATTTACACATAGCTATCCATTTTGTTGGAGAACGCATAAACCTGTAATTTATAGAGCTACTAAGCAGTGGTTTATCGCTATGGATGAGCCAAAATTAGATGGCAAAACGCTTAGACAAACGGCACTTGAAGCCTTAAATAGCGTGAAATTTTATCCTGAAGCTGGGGTAAAAAGGATAACTTCAATGATAGAAAATCGCCCAGATTGGTGTATTTCACGCCAAAGAGATTGGGGCGTGCCTATAGCGTTTTTTAGAGATAAAGCTACTAAAGAGGTGATATTTGATAGTGAAATTTTAGATCATATTGCTAAAATTTTTGATGAGAAGGGTGCTGATGCGTGGTGGAGTATGAGCATTGAAGAGCTATTGCCAAGTGGATCTAAATTTAAAGCTGATGAATTAGAAAAAGTTATGGATATTTTAGATGTTTGGTTTGATAGTGGCTCTACATGGAATGCTGTGTTAAATAGCGGTGATTACGATGCGGGTGGCTATCAAGCAGATATCTATCTAGAAGGTAGCGATCAGCATAGAGGGTGGTTTCAAAGCTCGCTTTTATTAAGCTGTGCAATAAACCAAAAAGCACCTTATAAAAGTATCTTAACTCATGGATTTACCGTGGATAAAAATGGCGAAAAGATGAGTAAATCTAAAGGCAATGTGATTGCCCCAGATGCGGTGGCTAAGGAATTTGGTGTAGAAATTTTGCGTTTGTGGGTTAGCCTTAGTGATTACTCAAGTGATTTAAAAATTGGCAATGATATCTTAAAACAAGTTGCTGAGCAGTATAGAAAAATTCGAAATACCATAAGATTTTTACTAGCAAATGTAAGTGATTTAAAAGAGCTAAATTATGAATTTGGAATCTTAGATAGATGGATTTTAGCCAAAGCTAGTAGCTGTTTTGATGAGGTTAGTAGCTGTTTTAAAAACTATGAATACTCTAAGGGTTTTAATATTTTATTGAATTTTTTAAGTGGGGATTTGAGCGGAATTTATTTAGATATCTGTAAAGATAGATTATATTGTGACTCTATAGATAGCACTAAAAGAGCTAGCTCGCAAACGGCGATGGTGATTATAACTAAGGCGCTTTTACCGCTTATTGCACCGACTTTGACCTACACGATAGATGAGGCATTAGAGTATGCGCCTAAGATTATTAAGGGTGAAGCTAATGATGTGTTTGATCTAGTATATGAAAAAATTGAATTTGACTCTCAAATAGATGATGGATTGCTTAAAGAGAGCAAGGAGAAATTTAATGAGATAATAGATAATCTCAAAAAAGATAAACTCATAAAATCAACTCTAGAGTTAGAAATCCAAACTAATAGCGACTATATTTTGTCTTTAAATAGCGATGAGATCGCAGATTGGTATATGGTAAGCAAGATTGGAGCATTTAGGATTGGTAGTGATATTTTGGCTGAATTTGTAGTAGGTGATAGTAGATTTGTGATATCTAAATCAGATAAATTCAAATGCCCAAGGTGTTGGAAATTTGCTGCTATTAGCGATGATTATTTATGTGATAGATGTTTTGGGGTGATGAGTGCTAAGTGA
- the rpsO gene encoding 30S ribosomal protein S15: MALDTAKKAQIVAKFARKSGDTGSSEVQIALLTTRISELTEHLKVNKKDFSSRLGLLKLVGRRKRLLKYLKATKYETYTKLIAELGLRDK; this comes from the coding sequence ATGGCTTTAGATACGGCTAAGAAAGCTCAAATAGTTGCGAAATTCGCTAGAAAAAGTGGAGACACAGGCTCATCAGAAGTTCAAATAGCACTTCTTACTACTAGAATTTCAGAGCTTACTGAACACCTAAAAGTAAATAAAAAAGATTTTAGCTCAAGACTAGGTCTATTAAAATTAGTCGGTCGCCGCAAAAGACTACTAAAATACCTAAAAGCTACCAAATATGAAACTTACACTAAGTTAATAGCTGAATTAGGTCTAAGAGACAAATAA
- the tatB gene encoding Sec-independent protein translocase protein TatB: protein MFGMGISEIIIIAVIAVIVLGPDKLPSAMVNIAKFFKVFKQTINGAKSTFEQEIKIAELKEDAKKYKDSLTTSIDGVRKKLTLEELDELKSSVNSISQTTQKSLADIQNEISNLNPIDKLNAGLDLETQSQDRSQTAKNLSPNPQITNTTPNELSKDQIQKEA from the coding sequence ATGTTTGGAATGGGAATCAGCGAAATAATCATCATCGCTGTTATCGCTGTTATAGTCTTAGGCCCTGATAAACTGCCAAGTGCGATGGTCAATATAGCTAAATTTTTTAAGGTTTTTAAACAGACAATCAATGGCGCCAAAAGCACTTTTGAACAAGAGATTAAGATAGCCGAATTAAAAGAAGATGCCAAAAAATACAAAGATAGCCTAACTACGAGCATAGATGGCGTTAGAAAAAAGCTCACCTTAGAAGAGCTTGATGAGTTAAAAAGCAGCGTAAATAGCATATCTCAAACAACTCAAAAATCCCTTGCTGATATCCAAAATGAGATATCAAATTTAAATCCGATTGACAAATTAAACGCCGGATTAGACCTAGAAACACAGAGCCAAGATAGATCGCAAACAGCAAAAAATTTATCCCCAAATCCACAAATTACAAATACCACTCCAAACGAGTTATCAAAAGATCAAATTCAAAAAGAGGCCTAA
- the tatC gene encoding twin-arginine translocase subunit TatC, with translation MFEDLRPHLIELRKRLLISTISVIVCFIICFNFWAPLLDFMTAPLKAVLPDGSNIIFTQVAEPFFTAMKVAFFAGLLLSLPIIFWQFWLFVAPGLYENEKKYVIPFVLSATIMFIVGAAFCYYFVVPVGFAFLINFGGTLFQALPSIGDYVGFFTKIVVAFGISFELPVITFFLAKIGVITDESLKGFFRYAIVGIFIFAAIMTPPDVLSQFMLAVPLIGLYALSILIAKLVNPASKSNEDEEKEDGDE, from the coding sequence ATGTTTGAAGATTTAAGACCACATTTAATCGAGCTTAGAAAGCGTCTATTGATAAGTACTATATCTGTGATAGTATGTTTTATTATATGCTTTAACTTTTGGGCTCCTTTGCTTGATTTTATGACTGCTCCGCTTAAAGCGGTTTTGCCAGATGGTAGTAATATCATTTTCACTCAAGTTGCTGAGCCGTTTTTTACAGCTATGAAGGTGGCGTTTTTTGCCGGGTTATTACTCTCTTTGCCAATTATATTTTGGCAATTTTGGCTATTTGTAGCCCCAGGTCTATATGAAAATGAGAAAAAATATGTGATTCCATTTGTGCTAAGCGCTACAATTATGTTTATTGTAGGGGCTGCGTTTTGCTACTATTTTGTAGTGCCTGTTGGCTTTGCTTTTCTTATAAATTTTGGTGGGACACTATTTCAAGCACTCCCTAGCATTGGGGATTATGTAGGGTTTTTCACTAAGATTGTAGTGGCTTTTGGGATTAGCTTTGAGCTTCCTGTTATTACATTTTTCTTAGCTAAAATCGGCGTTATAACCGATGAGAGTTTAAAGGGATTTTTTAGATATGCGATTGTTGGGATATTTATTTTTGCTGCGATTATGACTCCGCCTGATGTGCTTAGTCAATTTATGCTTGCTGTCCCTTTAATAGGGCTTTATGCTCTATCGATTTTGATTGCTAAATTAGTCAATCCAGCATCAAAATCAAATGAAGATGAAGAAAAAGAAGATGGCGATGAGTGA
- the queA gene encoding tRNA preQ1(34) S-adenosylmethionine ribosyltransferase-isomerase QueA has product MSDIFALSSYDYELPSHLIATTPAKPKESANLLIYDRSNSKITHTKFGNLMEFLPPCDIIFNDTKVIKARIYGKKSSGGAVELLLNQPLGDGKFSTLIKGRIKVGSVLEFDNGLSCEICDILNEYRVVKFYKDNKLLDTPNLYQILDQIGHIPLPPYIKRDDEKSDEIWYQSVFAKNSGAVAAPTASLHFSDEMIENLKSKHNISYITLHVGAGTFKSVESSDIREHKIHSEIYSMSDQAIQAINSDRAILGVGTTVTRCVEYFYKNGVKNGLCDLFLHPANPPKRQNYLLTNFHLPKSTLIMLVASFVGLDNVKEIYKQAIEKEYKFYSYGDAMLVI; this is encoded by the coding sequence ATGAGTGATATATTTGCCTTAAGTAGCTATGATTATGAGTTGCCCTCTCATCTCATCGCTACAACGCCAGCTAAACCCAAAGAGAGTGCGAATTTGCTTATCTATGACCGAAGTAACTCTAAGATAACTCACACTAAATTTGGCAATTTAATGGAATTTTTGCCGCCTTGCGATATCATATTTAATGATACAAAGGTGATAAAAGCTAGAATTTATGGCAAAAAAAGTAGCGGCGGGGCTGTAGAGTTGCTACTTAATCAGCCTTTAGGCGATGGCAAGTTTAGCACCTTAATCAAAGGTCGAATAAAAGTTGGATCGGTATTGGAATTTGATAATGGTCTAAGCTGTGAGATTTGTGATATTTTAAATGAGTATAGAGTGGTTAAATTTTATAAAGATAATAAGCTATTAGATACGCCAAATTTATACCAAATTTTAGATCAAATCGGCCATATTCCACTCCCGCCATACATAAAAAGAGATGATGAAAAAAGCGATGAAATTTGGTATCAAAGCGTATTTGCTAAAAATAGTGGCGCCGTAGCAGCCCCAACTGCGAGCTTACATTTTAGTGATGAGATGATAGAGAATTTAAAATCCAAACACAATATCTCATATATCACTCTCCATGTCGGTGCTGGAACCTTCAAATCAGTTGAGAGTAGCGATATTAGAGAGCATAAAATTCATAGCGAAATCTACTCTATGAGCGATCAAGCAATCCAAGCTATAAATAGCGATAGAGCGATTTTAGGCGTGGGGACAACTGTGACAAGATGTGTTGAGTATTTTTATAAAAATGGGGTTAAAAATGGTTTGTGTGATCTATTTTTACACCCTGCTAATCCACCAAAAAGACAAAACTACCTTCTAACAAATTTTCACTTACCAAAATCAACGCTAATTATGCTAGTAGCGAGTTTTGTCGGATTAGATAATGTCAAAGAAATTTATAAACAAGCCATAGAAAAAGAGTATAAATTTTACTCTTATGGTGATGCAATGTTGGTGATATGA
- the hypA gene encoding hydrogenase maturation nickel metallochaperone HypA yields MHELAIVQELFKLCETNAMKHKATRITKVEIEVGRLSGVEAHYLQSAFDAFKADTICSQAKLIIHPKDITIQCNECGAQSILLENEFLCPKCGSNSLEVISGEDMYLMRLEMD; encoded by the coding sequence ATGCACGAATTAGCTATAGTTCAAGAGTTATTTAAGCTTTGTGAAACAAATGCGATGAAACATAAAGCAACAAGAATAACCAAAGTAGAGATTGAAGTAGGTAGATTAAGTGGAGTAGAGGCTCACTACTTGCAAAGTGCCTTTGATGCATTCAAAGCTGATACTATCTGCTCACAAGCCAAACTCATCATCCACCCTAAGGATATAACAATCCAATGTAATGAGTGTGGCGCTCAAAGCATTCTTTTAGAAAATGAATTCCTATGCCCAAAATGCGGCTCAAATTCGCTTGAAGTTATCAGCGGAGAGGATATGTATTTAATGCGCCTTGAGATGGATTAA
- the hypE gene encoding hydrogenase expression/formation protein HypE, which translates to MKKILLAHGGGGQEMNELINGLIFRIFDNEILAQSNDSAILNLSGKIAFSTDSFVVSPTKFPGGDIGKIAVCGTINDLAMVGAKPRYISCALIIEEGLGIDELKEILNSMKSTADEAGVSIVCGDTKVVSKGSCDKIFINTSGIGEIIKESRVENLKSGAKILLSGDVGRHGAVILANRNELNLDLQSDCKPLNNVVEALLNANIAPLAMRDATRGGLSAVLNEWAKACGRDIKISEDSIAVSDEVMGICEILGFEPYELANEGTFVLAVEPQDEMKAVEILKKFDPKSNIIGEILDSNKANVIIQNSYGASRFMEPPKGELLPRIC; encoded by the coding sequence ATGAAAAAGATATTATTAGCTCATGGTGGTGGTGGGCAAGAGATGAATGAACTCATAAATGGGTTGATTTTTAGGATTTTTGATAATGAAATTTTAGCCCAAAGCAATGATAGTGCGATTTTAAATTTAAGTGGTAAAATAGCCTTTAGCACCGATAGCTTCGTAGTAAGCCCTACTAAATTCCCAGGTGGCGATATCGGTAAAATCGCAGTTTGTGGGACGATAAATGACCTAGCAATGGTAGGGGCAAAGCCTAGATATATTAGTTGCGCTTTGATTATAGAAGAGGGGCTTGGTATTGATGAGCTTAAAGAGATCTTAAATAGTATGAAAAGCACGGCTGATGAGGCTGGAGTTAGCATAGTTTGCGGTGATACTAAGGTGGTTAGCAAGGGGAGTTGTGATAAGATTTTTATCAATACTTCAGGTATTGGAGAGATTATCAAAGAGTCTAGAGTGGAGAATTTAAAAAGTGGTGCGAAAATCCTTTTAAGCGGCGATGTAGGTAGGCATGGTGCTGTGATTTTAGCAAATAGAAATGAGCTAAATTTGGATTTGCAAAGCGATTGTAAGCCTTTAAATAATGTAGTTGAAGCGCTTTTAAATGCTAATATCGCTCCTCTTGCTATGAGAGATGCGACTCGTGGCGGACTCTCAGCTGTCTTAAATGAGTGGGCGAAGGCTTGTGGGCGAGATATCAAAATTAGCGAAGATAGTATCGCTGTGAGCGATGAGGTGATGGGAATTTGTGAAATTCTTGGTTTTGAGCCTTATGAGCTTGCTAATGAGGGGACTTTTGTCTTGGCCGTTGAGCCGCAAGATGAGATGAAGGCAGTTGAAATTTTAAAGAAATTTGATCCAAAATCAAATATCATAGGTGAAATTTTAGATAGTAATAAGGCAAATGTGATTATACAAAATAGCTATGGTGCTTCTAGATTTATGGAGCCACCAAAGGGTGAGTTACTACCTAGAATTTGCTAA
- the hypD gene encoding hydrogenase formation protein HypD, with translation MDLINSFRDKDKILALSQIIKQRSKKPLNIMEICGGHTHSIMKFGLPQLVGENINFIHGPGCPVCIMPRSRIDEAIAIASIDGVIFCTLADMLRVPGSKGSLSELRADGADIRALYSPLDTITIAKENPDKKVVFFAIGFETTTPMSAVVVKQAVELNLQNLFIHINHVTVPAPVRAIMSDKDVKIDAFLGPSHVSVITGSKIYEELANEFKTPIAVSGFEPLDLMDSILNLVNQHENGTHKVYNEYARVVSKDGNLKAKELIDRYFQPCDFEWRGLGVIKDSGLRLRDEFSYLDAKKYFNVEVGESKESKACICGEILRGKAKPYDCKVFGKVCNPQNPIGSCMVSGEGACAAYYKYSKRG, from the coding sequence ATGGATTTGATAAATAGTTTTAGAGATAAAGATAAGATTTTAGCTTTAAGCCAGATAATCAAGCAAAGAAGCAAAAAGCCATTAAATATTATGGAGATTTGCGGCGGTCATACTCATAGTATAATGAAATTTGGCTTACCACAATTAGTAGGAGAGAATATCAATTTCATCCACGGGCCAGGCTGTCCTGTGTGTATAATGCCTAGAAGTCGCATTGATGAGGCTATAGCGATTGCTAGTATAGATGGGGTGATATTTTGTACCTTAGCTGATATGTTAAGGGTACCAGGGAGTAAAGGCTCTCTATCCGAGCTTAGGGCTGATGGGGCTGATATTAGGGCTTTATACTCGCCACTTGATACAATCACAATAGCCAAAGAAAATCCAGATAAAAAGGTTGTATTTTTTGCTATTGGATTTGAGACCACCACGCCTATGAGTGCAGTGGTGGTAAAACAAGCTGTTGAGTTGAATTTACAAAATCTATTTATACATATAAACCATGTCACAGTCCCAGCACCAGTAAGGGCTATAATGAGTGATAAAGATGTGAAAATAGATGCGTTTTTGGGTCCATCGCATGTGAGTGTGATTACAGGTAGTAAAATTTATGAAGAGCTAGCAAATGAGTTTAAAACGCCTATTGCGGTGAGCGGATTTGAGCCTTTGGATCTTATGGATAGTATATTAAATTTAGTCAATCAGCATGAAAATGGCACCCATAAGGTCTATAATGAGTATGCTAGAGTGGTTAGCAAAGATGGTAATTTAAAGGCCAAAGAGCTAATAGATAGATATTTTCAGCCGTGTGATTTTGAGTGGAGAGGGCTAGGCGTTATCAAAGATAGCGGATTAAGACTAAGAGATGAGTTTAGCTACTTGGATGCTAAAAAATATTTTAATGTAGAAGTAGGCGAATCTAAGGAGTCTAAGGCCTGTATCTGCGGTGAAATTTTGCGTGGCAAGGCTAAGCCGTATGATTGTAAAGTCTTTGGCAAGGTGTGTAATCCGCAAAATCCTATTGGTAGCTGTATGGTAAGTGGCGAGGGCGCTTGTGCGGCGTATTATAAATATAGCAAAAGAGGATAG
- a CDS encoding Eco47II family restriction endonuclease, which produces MGREFILDFISKTDFEEHVLKTLNEYQEVLKSIDLSKFNSNIIDPIKLLFDKHIYVKSYEEIIALELQRQRDKSNNNSIGYFHQNIFQYIKGCEVPKSGWDIVFKGEKNSYFVELKNKHNTMNSSSSQKTFMKMQNHLLNSKNSKDICALVEVIAKKSANEPWIISLDGQRQTSNERLRRISIDKFYEIITGDKFAFKKICEQLPKTIEKLLKQNLHLQLQKDSVYNELKKIDKDILTALYKLAFKTYEGF; this is translated from the coding sequence GTGGGGCGAGAGTTTATTTTAGACTTTATATCAAAAACAGACTTTGAAGAACATGTTTTAAAAACTTTAAACGAGTATCAAGAAGTGTTAAAAAGTATTGATTTAAGCAAATTTAATTCAAATATAATCGACCCTATAAAATTGCTTTTTGATAAACATATTTATGTTAAAAGTTATGAAGAAATTATAGCCTTGGAGTTACAAAGACAAAGAGATAAATCAAATAATAACTCTATTGGATATTTTCATCAAAATATTTTTCAGTATATTAAAGGTTGCGAAGTTCCAAAAAGTGGCTGGGATATAGTCTTTAAAGGCGAAAAAAACTCATATTTTGTCGAGCTGAAAAATAAACACAATACCATGAATAGTTCATCAAGTCAAAAGACATTTATGAAAATGCAAAACCATCTTTTAAATTCTAAAAATTCCAAAGATATTTGTGCTCTTGTAGAAGTAATAGCTAAAAAATCAGCAAATGAGCCTTGGATAATAAGTCTTGATGGACAAAGGCAAACTAGCAATGAAAGATTACGCAGAATTTCTATTGATAAATTTTACGAAATTATAACAGGTGATAAATTTGCTTTCAAAAAAATTTGCGAACAATTACCAAAAACTATAGAAAAACTACTAAAGCAAAACCTACATTTGCAACTACAAAAAGATAGCGTTTATAATGAACTTAAAAAGATTGATAAAGATATTTTAACAGCTCTTTATAAGTTAGCATTTAAAACATATGAAGGATTTTAA
- a CDS encoding DNA cytosine methyltransferase: protein MFKSIELFAGGGGMALGLERAGFAHIGLIEIDKSSVKTLLANRPNWNVICYDIAEISSCDLESKFNIKIKELDLLSGGSPCQSFSYAGKRLGLEDTRGTLFYHYALFLKKLQPKMFLFENVKGLLTHDKGNTFKIICDIFCEQGYNIEYKVLNALDYGVAQKRERLIVVGIRKDLQDKVFFTFPKKHDKKLVLRDILQNVPKSQCAKYSEQKEAVFALVPAGGYWRDIDPNIAKAYMKTCWNMAGGRTGILRRLSFDEPSLTVLTTPQMKQTDRCHPSEIRPFSVRENARIQSFPDEWQFCGSMAEQYKQIGNAVPVNLAYEIGKEIIKSLNGETKWGESLF from the coding sequence ATGTTTAAAAGTATTGAGTTATTTGCTGGTGGCGGAGGTATGGCTCTTGGATTAGAAAGAGCCGGTTTTGCTCATATAGGTTTAATAGAAATAGATAAATCATCTGTTAAAACTTTATTGGCAAATAGACCCAATTGGAATGTTATTTGTTATGATATTGCTGAAATTTCATCTTGTGATTTAGAGAGCAAATTTAATATAAAAATCAAAGAGTTGGATCTATTATCTGGTGGATCGCCTTGTCAGAGCTTTAGTTATGCAGGCAAGAGGCTTGGGCTTGAAGATACTAGGGGGACTCTATTTTATCATTATGCTTTGTTTTTAAAAAAATTACAACCTAAGATGTTTTTATTTGAAAATGTCAAGGGGCTTTTAACGCATGATAAAGGCAATACTTTTAAAATTATTTGTGATATTTTTTGCGAACAAGGCTATAATATAGAATATAAAGTGCTAAATGCGCTTGATTATGGTGTAGCGCAAAAAAGAGAGCGTTTGATTGTAGTTGGAATTAGAAAAGATTTGCAAGATAAGGTATTTTTTACTTTTCCTAAAAAGCACGATAAAAAGCTGGTTCTAAGAGATATTTTACAAAATGTCCCAAAAAGCCAGTGCGCTAAATACTCAGAGCAAAAAGAGGCTGTTTTTGCTCTTGTGCCTGCTGGTGGGTATTGGCGTGATATAGATCCAAATATTGCTAAAGCCTATATGAAAACTTGCTGGAATATGGCTGGTGGTAGAACTGGAATTTTAAGGCGACTTAGCTTTGATGAGCCAAGCCTAACTGTGCTTACAACACCGCAAATGAAGCAAACTGACAGGTGCCACCCAAGTGAGATTAGGCCATTTAGTGTAAGAGAAAATGCTAGAATTCAATCCTTTCCAGATGAATGGCAGTTTTGTGGCTCTATGGCAGAACAATACAAGCAAATAGGTAATGCTGTGCCTGTGAATTTGGCTTATGAAATTGGTAAAGAGATAATTAAATCATTAAATGGAGAAACGAAGTGGGGCGAGAGTTTATTTTAG
- a CDS encoding HypC/HybG/HupF family hydrogenase formation chaperone, producing the protein MCLSIPSKVISIDENNFAIVETLGVKRGVSLDLIADPVSVGDYVLIHVGFAMEKIDTKYALESLEIYKQIADDMNSGKIPSDEGDMGLAALK; encoded by the coding sequence ATGTGCCTTAGCATACCATCAAAAGTAATATCAATAGATGAGAATAATTTTGCCATTGTTGAAACTCTCGGCGTTAAGCGTGGGGTGAGTTTGGACTTGATAGCTGATCCTGTATCGGTGGGGGATTATGTGCTGATACATGTGGGATTTGCGATGGAGAAGATAGATACCAAATACGCTTTAGAGAGCTTGGAGATTTATAAGCAGATCGCAGATGATATGAATAGTGGCAAAATACCATCTGATGAAGGCGATATGGGCTTAGCAGCGTTGAAGTAG